In a single window of the Pseudodesulfovibrio profundus genome:
- a CDS encoding helix-turn-helix domain-containing protein, translated as MSKNEHRNSAFDVMDMYDTSKPPTLLTVREVAEVLRVHQRTAYRLITGGSIKAIKIGSQWRVPESALMDFINQRWQESASSGKKKPDSQQYKLPLD; from the coding sequence ATGTCAAAGAATGAACATCGCAACTCAGCCTTTGACGTTATGGACATGTACGATACATCCAAGCCCCCCACGCTGCTGACGGTGCGCGAAGTGGCTGAAGTGCTGCGAGTGCACCAGAGGACTGCGTATCGCCTAATTACAGGCGGGAGTATCAAGGCTATTAAAATTGGCAGTCAATGGCGTGTCCCTGAAAGTGCGCTTATGGATTTCATCAATCAGCGTTGGCAGGAGTCTGCTTCCAGCGGCAAAAAGAAGCCTGACTCACAGCAATATAAACTTCCTTTGGACTAG